The sequence GTCGCTACGCCGCCGCCCACATTTTTATCACGTGCTAAGTTCACCAGTGATAGCGCGTTACGATTATCCGAGGCCGCGTCGTTATTAAAGTTGAGGCTAAAAGTATCGCCCGTATCGGGTATACCACTGAGTGATGCTTGAATACCCCAATAATTAGAACGCGCAAAATCAGTAGCCGTAGTATCACCAAAAATCATGCTATTAGGTGGAAAGGTTGAAAGTGTCATGTCTTCGGCAAGGGTCACATCCAACGACCCACCTATAACAAAAGTTGACGCGGCATTGTTGCCGGTGGTCGACATGGTGGCATTTGGGTTTTTGCCATCGCTTAAGTCCACGGATTCGCCTGCCCCCGCCGTTAGGGATACGACAAAGTCGTCGCCTTCGGTGGAATATACTCTAAGCTCCGGCGTACCGGTTAAGGCGTTTCGCCCCGCTACCGCGTATATTCCCGCAGCAGACAATGTTGAGTTCCCGGCGATACGTTCAGCAAGGTAATCATTAAATGCATCGATATCGGTTATAGGGTTGGGAACATCCGCGCTTACAACATTTACACCGAGAGGATCGGTTTCGTACTCAATGAGATTTTGATCGTTAAGATTAATTTGTAAGGGCGCCGCATTGGTAATTTGAAGATTGGATAATTCCATATAATTAAAAGCATTGGCGGTAACACCGGCAATATTATCCAAAGCACTCGCCAACCCTCGTGCGCTACTGTTCATCTCAGTAAATATTGTTTGTGCCGACGCAGGAAGACCTTCTAGCTCCGCCGCAGTGGAAAGTGTAATGGCTTCGGCAGGATAACCATTGCTAATAAAGCCCGTACCGGAAATACCGTTGACATCGCCAGCGGTAGTAAACGTTGCTCCTTCTATATTAAAACCTAATAGGTTATTCGCTTGACCTACGGGGGCCACATCGCCATTTCCATCTGGGTCACTATTGTAATTTTGTAGCGTTATATCACCAAAACCCGAGTGTTTTAGCCTAAACGCAACCGTTCCGCTATCGGACATAAAGGCGGTAACATCGGTACCCGTTAGCTGAGCATTAATTTCACTTAACAATACAGCCTCGTCCACAATAGCGGGGCCGGAAACCGCAACGCTAAAAGCACCGTCGTAGGCGGCATTTAAGGTTCCGCTTACCACAACATCAAATGAGAACTGATTTGTCGTTGCGCTAAAATCGGTAGTGGTAAAATCAGGCGCTACAGCGGTGGGTGGCGCCATAAAAAGTGCCGCCTGCTGCGCAAACGTTCGGCCTTCGGGTATGCCTGTCATATTCCCATTGGCGGACACCAATGTTGCCTGCGGGTTTGTTCCAAAGAGGGCGTTATTCGCACCCACGACAAACCGCTGATCACGAATGGGCGGTGACAATTGTATGGGCTTTCCAGGGTCGGAGTTGTCGAGAATATCGTAGCTGGTGGGCGAAGTAAATTGTACAATTAAAGGCGGGTTCATAACGCCTGTATTCGCTAATAAAGGTAATGGCGAACCGTCGGCAGCGGTAAGCGATAGCACTTCGCCGGGCGATATTTCGCCAGAACCTCTATTGCCGAGGCTGGCATCCGTAACCAGAGGGCTCGCAAAGGCGAGGCTTTGTGCATTCACTAATGATGACGAAAAATCTCGCCCGCCAGTACGTACAGGTAATAGTTTAAACGCATCGCCATCTTGAAAGGTGCCCGATTCAAACACCAATGATAACCCATCAAAATTAACTGATAGTGGATAGGCCCCAGTTAACAAACCTGTGGCAACTTCAGTACTGTCGGATAAACGCTCTATACGATACAGGCCACCCGCTTCAATTTTCACCTCGTAGTCACTGTCTGTGAGTTGAAGGCTATCGTCGATGTTTAATTTTATTTGTCTGTCGGCCGGCCCGGCATTATTGGAGTTTCCAATCACCCGTGCGGCGGATAAACTATTCTCATTGACATCAAAAAAGAATAAGCCACCAAATTCGTTTTCGAGCGTTATACCCTGTTGATGAACCTCGTTAAAAGAATCGGCCATAACTACCGCTATTCGACCAAATTGATTGTAGACACTGTCCATTACACCATCACGAAAGCGAAGTAAGCCACCAATTTCGCCACCGCTAATTAAATTAGTAATGGGCTGACCACCGATATCATTTTGAAACACAATATCCATTTTCGCCGCATCTTCTTCACTTGAAGCCACGGTTAATCTACGGGCCTCGATACCCACGACAAGATTTTGACCACTACCAATTACCACATTAATTTGACCCGACCCTTGGTCGTAGGTTTGAATTGAAATTAATTCGGATAATTGACGAAGCGTTTCATCCCGTTGATCTAATAAGTCATTCGGCAACGCGCCACCGCCAATACCCACGGCGTCAGATATTTTCAAGTTTAGCCCCGCTATATTTTCCACCAGCGCGTTAACTTGAGCTACCGCTGCCGAAATAGAATCATCGGCGTTGGCATCAAGCGCTTGAAACCGGCTATACAGCGTATTGAAACGGTCGGCAAGGTTTTCGGCCTCACTCAGAATTAATTGGCGAGCCGGTATTGACGTTGGGTCGTCTAGCCCGTTTTGCATCGACGCAAAAAATGATTCGAGGCCACTCGACAAGCCTGTTGACGTATCAGATAACAAATTATCGAGCTGGCTAACGTTGGTATGGTAAACCTCTAGGTCACTGTAAAGCGTGGTATCGGCACGTAATTGTCCGGTCACAAAACCATTCACAATACGTTCAATACTTTCAACATTAGCGCCATTACCAACGTAACTATTGCCGGTAAGTGTTGCAGGGTTGGTTTCGATGGCTACACGCTGCCGACTATAACCATCGACACCCGCATTGGATATATTGTGGCCTGTAGTGCTTAACGCTGTTTGCGTTGCGCGAAGGCCGCTAACACTAATGCCGAGAAGGTCTGAGCTCATGACATAGCCACCTTAGGAATCCGTGCGTTTTAGGGCCGAATCGCCGGTAACGATACGCTCACGAATGGAGAGTATTTTATTCGCATAATCAGGGTCGGTTGCGTAACCCGCCTTCTGCAAGGCATGAATATAGGTACCACCATCATTCGCTTTTAGCGCATTGTGATAACGCGGATTCTGCTGAACAAAAGCCACGTAATCGGTAACCGCGTGTTCTATGGAGTCGTAGGCGCGAAACGTCGCTTGCTCTGGTTTAAAGGTTCCCTGACTATATTCAAGTGTCGACACATCTAACGTGTCGCCCTGCCATTGTTGGCCGGCTTTAATATTGAATACATTAAAACTACTCTCACCGTTCGAATTTTTCAGTACGGATTGTCCCCAGCCGGTTTCGAGCGCCGCTTGTGCGGTAAGTATTGCACTGTCAATTCCTAGCGCTTTTGCGGCTTGCGCCATAATGGGTGAAACAACGCGTATAAAACTTTCAGGGGAGTGCGCCAGTGCAAAATAGTGCGGCGGTTTATCATTCGCCGATTTTGTTACAACGGGAACGGCTGCTTCTGGTTCGTTGCGCAGGGTTAGTGGTGCATTGACAGAAATGGTTTTTGCGGGCAAAGGTAACAGCGGGCTAACGCTATCCGGTTTAACCAACCGATTTTTAAGTTGCTCGTTGCCTTCAGGTGTAACACGCGCTGGTAGGCTTCCCGTTGGAATGGATGACGCTGGCACATTTTCCAATGAAGTATTTACCGATGAATCAGTCTCCAATGGCGTTACCATCGATAACCGGCTTTCCGCCGCAGAGGATGTTCTATTGTCGCCGTACGACTGGCTCATTTGTCGGTACATGGCCTCTGCAATACCAATACCACCTTGCTGGGTATGGGCCATACTCAACGATAATTGCTGGTCGTACATATCGCGGTAGAATTTTGTTTCGCCGCTGTTAAATAAACTACCTTCTTCAAATACAGCGTTTGCATCACGCATACTTTTTAACATCATGCCTATAAAAATGGATTCAAATTGTTGAGCCACTTTTCGCATGGCATCATCTTTATCGTCGCTGGCCTTTAGTTGCTGAAGGCTCGCTAAATCTGTATAGACATCTGCCGACTGTAAATGTTGTTGCGCGGCTAGAAGAGAGTGTGACGTAGCACTATTCATCAGATCACCAATATTTCGGCTTTTAAAGCACCGGCTTGTTTTAACGCTTCTAAGATTGCCATTAAGTCTCCTGGGGCAGCGCCTACTTCGTTTACTGCTCGCACAATGTCACTTAATGTTGGTCCGGGCGCAAATTCAAACATAGGCCCAGATTCTTCCGTTATTTCTACTGAGCTTTCGGGCACTACGACGGTGTTTCCGTCCGAGAAACCACCGGGCTGGCTAATATTGACATCTTCGCGCACTGTAACCGTTAAAGAACCATGGGTAACGGCAACTGGCGACACGCGTACATGTTTACCGACCACAATGGTGCCGGTACGCGAGTTAATAATAATTTTTGCCGATGATTCTCCCGGCGTAACGTTTACGTTTTCGAGTAGCGATAAATAATCCACTCGCTGTGCTGCGAGCTGGGGCGCTTGCACGGCAATTGAGGTTGCATCCATTGGCATGGCAACGTCGGGGCCGAGCAAGTCATTAATACTATCGGCAACACGTTTTGCCGTGGTGAAATCGGGCGTGTGTAAGTTAAATATAATTTTCCCTCCGTTCGCGAAGGTAGACGGTACCGAACGCTCGACCATCGCACCGTTAGGAATACGGCCTACACTGGGAATGTTGACCGTTACGCTTGAGCCATCTCGGCCGTCTGCTCCAAATCCGCCGACAATTAAATTACCTTGCGCAATGGCATATACGCGCCCGTCCAGGCCTTTTAGCGGCGTTAACAATAACGCGCCTCCACGCAAACTTTTAGCGTTTGCAACGGATGAAACCGTGATATCAATGGTTTGGCCCGGCTTAGAAAATGCGGGGAGTTCGGCATGCACCGCAACGGCGGCCACGTTTTTGAGTTGAAATTTTGCACCGGGCGGAATGGTAATACCAAACTGCTTTAACATGCTCATAAACGATTGCGTGGTAAACGGCGTTTGATTGGTTTGATCGCCACTACCATCGAGCCCAACCACCAAACCGTAGCCCACCAGTTGATTACTGCGCACTCCCGCTACGGAGGTTATATCTTTTATTCGTTCGGCCATACCATTGGCACTATGCATTAAACACAACACCAAGAAAGGACCCATAAAAAAACGTGTTAACGTAGAGTAACTCTTCATTAGAATGGCCATAAGGGGCTGTTAAAGAATTTTCCAATCCAGCCAATTTGCTGCGAATCTGCAAATTCTCCAGTGCCCGAATAGGTAATGCGCGCATTCGCAAGTTTGGTTGAGACGATGGTATTGTCTGGGCTTACATCGTCTGGGCGAACTAAGCCGCTCAATCGAATATATTCATCACCGCTATTAAGCGTTAACCATTTCTCTCCACGTACGAGTAGTGTGCCATTAGGGTAGACATCCACCACTGTTACGGAAATATTACCGGTAAGCTGGTTGCTTTGGTCGGCATCGGCCTCACCTTTAAATTCTCGAGCTGCCGCCAGATCGGTATTCATTGATACATCACCCGCGCCGAGCGTTGTTCCAAGTAGCGCAGCCGTACCAGATGCTCCGCCAACAGTAATATCGCTATCTTTAATTAACGCTATATTCGACGTTTTTTTAGAGCTGGTACGTTCTTGCAATACCACATTTAAAATATCGCCTATGCGTGTTGCTTTACGATCATCAAACAACACCATAGATGTATTGTCGGAATACAACGATCCGTTAGCCGGTAGCGACGGTCTTTCGGACGGTTGCATTACCGGCGCGTAATAGGGGTCGTCGGGTAGTACGGGCTTGCTTACGCAACCGCTGAGTAGCAAGTGCCCACCACCGATTAGCGTGACTATTATTAAGCCTTTTATGCTCATATTGTTACCCATGCCGTTTTAATCGTGACGCTCATTTCACAGAACCTTAACTTACAAATTTTGCGTCACAAACTGTAACATTTGGTCTGCCGTTGAGACGACTTTCGAGTTCATTTCGTAGGCTCTTTGCGTGGTAATCATATTGACCATTTCTTCAACAATATCGACATTGGAATTTTCCAGCATGCCTTGGTTAATTTGGCCCAATCCATTTTCGCCCGGCGTACCGGTAACCGGTGTTCCACTAGAAGCAGTTTCTAAAAACAAATTGCCACCTATGGCCTGCAGGCCAGCAGGATTAACGAAATCAACCGTTTGGATATTACCCAACACTTGCGGTGCGGGCGTACCCGGTACAAAAGCGCTAACGATACCGTCTGTTCCCACGGTGATACGATCGGCATTGGCCGGTAAGGTTATTGCCGGTTGCAATAGCAAACCGCTTGCATCCACTAATTCACCCGCACTACTTAGATGAAGTTGGCCCGCGCGGGTGTAAGATATGTTGCCATCGGGTTGTAGTATTTGAAAAAATCCGCGCCCGTCTATGGCCATATCCAAAGGCTGATTGGTAATTTGTAAACTGCCTGCGGTAAATTGTTTTTGCGTTCCCACAACCCGTACGCCAGTACCCAACTGCATGCCAGATGGTAGCTGAGTTTCTTCTGTTGTTTGCGCCCCTGGTTGACGCTGAATTTGATACAACAGATCTTCGAATATCGCTCTATCGCGCTTGAAGCCTACCGTGGAGGTATTCGCCAAATTATTGGCGACTGTTGTAAGCTGTATATCTTGTGCGGCTAAGCCGGTTTTACTCACATAGAGTGCTGCGTGCATTTCACACCTCGAACTATCGTTTTAAGGCTTTAACTGAAGCGTTTGTATTAACCCGACACCCGCAATAAGCTTGCGGATGTTTCTGAGTTCTCTTTTACGGTTTGCATAATTTTCACCTGCATTTCATATTGCCGTGCAAGGCTTAGAATACTGGTAAGTTCGTTAACAGCATTGACGTTACTACTTTCGACAAATCCAGAAACGACGCGTACCGCGGCATCTGCGGGCACGTCCTCTTCTAAATCCAACGCATGAATCAAACCATCGGTACCGCGCTTAATCGTGTCCAAGGCTGGGTTAACTAATTTAATTCTGTCTGCAAGCACTGGCGCGTCCACGCCCTGCCCAAGCGGCAAAACGGTAATGGAGCCGTCTATCGCCACTTCTAATTTTTCCGCGGGCGGTATTGAAATAGGCCCTCCATTGCCAAGCACCGGCAAGCCATTGCCGGTGCGTAAAATACCAACACTGTCCACAAACAACGAGCCAGCGCGCGTATAAGCTTCGCTGCCATCAGGCGCTTGCACGGCGATGAATCCTTCACCTTCAATGGCGATATCGAGTTCGCGCCCTGTTTGCACGAGTGCGCCTTGTTTAAAATCCGTTGCCGGGCTTTCCGCTAATGCGTAGGCACGTGTAGGCTGACCATCACCGTAATACACCGGCATACTGCGTGCCTGTGCAAAATCGGCCTTAAAGCCAACCGTATTAATATTGGCGAGGTTATTCGCATGCGCGGTTTGCGCTTGCATATTGTGTTTAGCGCCTGTCATAGCGACATATAGAGCTTTATCCATAGTATTTCACTGTCGTAACGCGTGAATTTAAACCCATCGAAAAACGTGTTGTTTGCATTGAATAACGATGGAAAAGTGTCACATTCGAACCCTATCCAGAAAGGAGCAATAAGGGTGCCAAAACGGGAATAGCGTTGTACTAGGCCATTATTGATTCCGCTAACGGTTGCTGCCGCGAGGGCTATTCGGTTAATAGTGCGAGTACCGCACGCTAGAACTACACCTATGACTACACCGATGAACTAGCGCAAGGAGTATGAAGAGTATGAAGAGTATGAAGAGTATGAAGAGTAAGTGGCGCGATGCTATAGCCCTAAACTGTAAGGGTCTAACCAAAGTGTTTTATCTTCCAGTGGTGTTTTGGGTGATAGCGTAGGGTTTTTTAAATGGAACGCAATACGGTTTTGGAGGTTAGCTTTGTTTAAGACATCCATCACCATAGGGTTGTTTAGAAAAAAATTATCGAAACTACCATCGGTTATCGCGGCGCGTAAACCCGATTCCAAATCGGCAGCCAACCGTATATTGCTCTGTGAAACAAAAAGATAAAAGGGCATTTTATAAATGAGCATTAATTTTTTCTCTACAGCCAACTCTAACGTCGGCCGCGACGATATTTCTGCCCAAGGCTCTTGCACGCCACGCGGGAAAGCGTCGAAGCGGCCACCATCGACCATATCGAAAAGATTGGAATATTTATTTGCCTTAACAACATTGAACCCATTAGCTTCTAAAATTTCAGTGTCTGACCATGTTCGGCCCTGCCCTAAATTTAGCCGTTTCATGTTTTCTATAGTTGAAACATTATCGAACGCTGGTTGGTTTCCAGAATGGATAATAAAAATACGATGCCCCAGTAAACCTTTGTAAAGTGGAATACGAACAGGAATAAGCTCTTCTTCGAGAGAGCGGGTGGTGCCCGCCCACATAATGGCTATATTGCCACTTTTAACTTCTTCGAGAAGTCGTGTTTGGGTCATATTCGTTTCACCATTATAGGTAATCGAATACGGCGTCTCGCTATAGGAAAGCGCTAATTTTATTAAGCCGTTACAATATTCACCGTTAGGGTCGGATATTTCACCAAGATTGACGGTCGCGGCCTGCGCGCGAAGGGGCAGCGCCATTATAGAGGCCAAGACTATTAAAACCATTAATCTATTGGCCATGAGTCACCCTCCTCACTGTGCCGCAAATCACTTTCACTCCCGTTAGGTTGAATACGCGCTCACAGTTTTAGCCCGCGGTGCGTAAGCGCATGCTTGGAGTATAGACACGATTCCATAATGCGGCAGTTAAATGACGCGATAGCCAGCTGTAACCCACACAAACGATTAACGAGCGAAGCGACCGTGGACATGCTCCACGCGGGTCGCGATAAACCGCATTAGTAACGACGTTTCAAGGTGCTCACACCTAGTGTTAACGTAGGTTAATAATTGTTTGCGTAACTTGATCCGCTGTTTCTATCGTTTTGGCGCTTGCTTGGAAATTGCGTTGCGCAATAATGAGATTTACCAATTGCTCTGACAAATCCACGTTCGATTCTTCTAGTGCACCGGATTGCAGAGCACCCAGTGCAGCACTGCGCGGGGTACCAATATTGGGTTGGCCCGATTCGAAATTTTCAGCCCACATGGTATTACCGACCGGCTGTAAGCCTTGTTGATTGGTAAAATCAGCCAGTGCCACCTGCGCCAGTGTTTGCGATTCACCATTGGTGTAACGCGCAAAAATAATACCACTTTCGTCAATACTGAGGCCCGATAAGCGGCCCGTCGCATAACCATTCTGATCGACATCATTCACCGAAAAGTCGGAACCAAACTGCGTAGTACCATTTAACTCAATCACAAAATTAGACGATGTGGGAGGCTCCGGTATGGCCGGCGTTCCACCTGCCAGTACGTTCTGTGGGCCCATCGCACCATTGGGCTGCCCATTAGAGTCGAGCGGCACCCAGTTCGAGATAAGCATATCTTCGGTGAGAATATTATTGAGTGAGCCATCCTCATTAAAGTACACACCAAAGGACAATGGCGTAGGTGATATATTGGCTGGCGGCGGCAGTGAGGTATCGGGATCGCCTACATCTAGGCCGTCAATTTGCACGAACATTTGCCAGTGATTGGAGGCTGAGGCGGGGTCCGTTGCATCGTAATTTTGTTTCACAAAGTATTGTGTCATTACATGAGAATTACCCAAGCTATCGTAGATACTCATGGAGGTGGCACTGTTGTAGGTGGACTGATCTGTCGGATCAAAAGCGTTGATAACCACATCCTCAAATTCGGCATCGGAAATTGGTTGATACAATCCAATAGAGGGAGGCGAGGCATTTTCCATCACGTAGCCTTGGTCTAGTACGATATTAATCGCACCGCCCACGGTTACCGAATTGAGGGTTGAGTCAAAATTACCCGCCCCTACCGGCGGTACCTGTAACGTTTGGGCTGGTGCGTCCAAATCACCTTGTATGGTGAGTGAGTCGCCACCATTTACACTATCAATAGCGATACGTAAATCGTCGCCCACGGCAGAGGCTAAAACTAAACTGGTTCCCGTTGGGCTTAAGGTTGCCGTTATACCTGGCAAAACTGAATCACTCAAAGCATTCACTTCTGCCTCTAACCCCGCTAGCGAATCCGCCACTAGGTTTACGCCGTTGAACGAGACCGTTAAGTTTCCGGAGGCACTGGTATGGTTACTGAGTGTTAATTCTGATTGCGAAGTAGCAGAGACGCCTTCCAACGCATTTAACCGAGAGGCCGTTTGTGCCGCTGTGACACCCTGTAAACTCGTAAACGGCACTATCGCACCATCAGGGCCAATAAATTCAATGGACTGCTGTGGGTAACCATTCGATACCGCTGCGATACCCCCTACCGAAGCTGGTGCTGGATTTAACCCAATTTGTGCCACGTTCGCAGAGGGTGTAAGCACTTGAACGAGAGAGTTTTCTCCTTCTTGTAAAGATGTAATCTCTAACCCATACACACCACCACCGTAGTCCACGGCATCGGCAATAACATCGATAGCGGTTTGCGGTAACACGGGGTTAAATATTTGCGCATTAATAACGCCGGCAAGCGTACTGAGATCATTAAACGTATTGATGGTGGCCGGTACGCCCGAACCGGTATCAAGATCAATACTAACGGTACCGTTGTTACCCGACGTAGCTCCCGACAACTGCACATCGAACGTCATAGGCGTAGTGGTAAAGTCGTTCGCTAGCGGCAACGCAAATGTAGTGCCCGTTAAGGTTGTGATGGTTGCATTTTGTAACCCTATCTGGGCAACACCAATTGCATTACCTTGCGTTTGAAATTCGCGGCCAATGCTTTGCAGTATTTCATCGGTGGAATCTAAATTGAGAATTGAATCGACAGACGTGGTTTGACGAGGTGCCAAATTAGCGGTTTGAATTTGTATATCACCGGTTATGCCGCCTACATTTCCGCCTGTATCGGCTTGAAACCCTTGAATACGTGCCCCTACATTATTAGTAATATAACCGTCATCGTTCAAACCAAATGTACCCGCACGCGAATAGAGTTGTTCCCCATTGCGGCTAAGCAAAAAGAACCCGTTACCGTTAATAGCCAGATCTAATTCATTTTCAGTAAAGGCGATATTACCTTGCGAAAAGCCTTGTGCCACGTCTTGCACCTGAATACCGCTGCCCACCGAGTTGGCTCCCGCACCTAAAACCGAGGTAGCGTAAACATCGCCAAACTCCACTCTAGACACCTTAAAACCTGTGGTTGACGCGTTGGCAATATTATTACCCGTCACGGTTAAATCTGTTGAGGCGGCACGAATGCCGCTTAAAGCCGTATCGAAAGGCATATACTTCTCCTGCTAAACTTAATTACAACGTGCGGCAATAAATTGCCGCCTATTCATTAAACTGTTTCACGTCGGCCAGATTCACTGCACCAATACCCGCTAAATTCAGTACAAGGCTGCCATTGCTAGCAACGGTCACACTATTAACATTCGCACTAAGCGCAGTATTTAATTCCGTTGAATTTCCGTCGCTTTGGGTGAGTACTTCAAACCGATATAAGCCTGCATTTACGCCATTTTCATGGCGACTTTCCCAATCAATTAATTCACCATTCACCTCGGCATTTTGTCCATCCCAACGCAGTACTACTTCGCCTGCAGGCTGTACACCAAGGGATATTTGCTCTACGAGTTCACCAGATTCGGTTAAAATATTCACCGATATGTCACTTGCACTAGCAGGCACATCAATGCTTGCCGTAATCACACCGCCGCTTTCAAGCTGAGTTCTATCGGATGGTACCGTTACGGAACGGCCCACGAGGGTAGAGGCTTGCAATGCTTGATTGGCCACAAAATTATTAGTAAAACTATCAAAATTGTTATTTAGCCGATCAAGGCTTTCCACCGAACTAAATTGCGCCAACTGGGCAATAAATTCGGTATTTTCTTGCGGGCTTAACGGATCTTGATGCTCTAACTGCGTAATCATTAGTTCCAAAAAAGCACTTTGACCAAGCTCGTTGTTTTTAGCCTCGCCCTTGGTTTTATTGGCGATCGATAAATCGCTTAACAGGCTGTTATTGCTGATAGCATTTATTTCACTCATGCGTTTTTCCTCACCAGCTCTACCGTTTTAACAAAATTGTCATGACTATTTATTGGCCCAATGATAATACCCGTTGAACCATTTGCTTGGCCGCGTTCATCACTTCTACATTTACTTGAAATGAGCGAGAAGCCGAGATCATATTCGTCATTTCTTCTACGATATTAACGTTCGGGTAATATACGTATCCGTCTTCATTTGCATTGGGGTTTTCGGGCTCGTAACGGGGTTGTAAAGGTGCATCACTTTCTACAATTCCCTGCACTCTCACACCCATAGATTCGGGCGTATCATGTTGAGCAGACATGGTGTTGCCCTGTAGCGCTGCGGCCTGAACCGCCGAAAATACTGGGTGCCTACCACGGTAGGTTAATTCACTACTTGAACTGGCCGTTTCTGCATTGGCAATATTACTGGCCGTGGTATTGAGGCGAATGCTTTGTGCATTCATACCCGAACCCGCGACATTAAAAATATTGGATAAGCTCATACATTTCTCACAACAAAATAATGTTTAAATAACCGTTAACACAGTCTCAACGCAAGAGACGACTGCTTTCGATAGAACAATCGGCGCTCGGACAATATCCAACACAGCAGATATTCATTATTCACCACGAATGGCTTTTGTCAGCCCTTTAAACTTGCTATTGAGAAATGTAAAACTCGCTTGGAAATCTAAATTGTTTTTCATAAATTCAGCATGTTCCACTTGTTCTTCTACTGTATTGCCATCAATACTGGGCTGGCTGGGTGTACGGTATAGGGTATCCAGCTCACCCAAGCTTTTGTCATCAAACTGTAGGTGTCCGTTACGAGTAGCACGCAAGCTCATATTGCCCGACTTATCGCCCAGCCGTGACGCTAGTGCTTGCTGAAAATTAAGATCTTTGGCTTTATAACCTGGCGTATCCACATTCGCTAAATTGCTGGCCAGTATGCCGGCACGCTGGCCCCGTAGACGCAAAGCTGATTCATGAACACCGAGCGCTTGATCGAATGAGATTGCCATGGGGTTTTACCTTCCAGTTCAAAAAAGAGTGTTATACCAGACTAATAGCAATGCGTATGCCAAGAGGATGAAAACCACTAACACGTTGTTTTATATGGTTTTTATTTTATTCTAGATGCCAGCAGCAGCGGTGAGAAGCGGCAATTTATTACCGCGCTTAGAGAGGATAGTGTAACCGAAGAAGATTGCGTGAAAGCCCTGTATCAAGTGGCACAATAGCCATTGCTACAGGTTTGCCAAGCCTTGTAAAACATAATAGAACGCAGCGCTTTCCGAGTCGCCCAAGGCGATATCTGCAAGCGTTGTATCGAGTTCAGTCTGGCTAATAAGACCGAGGCGTTGGTCTAAATACGCCGCCAAAATTTGTTGCTCTGAATTCATCGGCTGAAGGCCATCACGCAATGCCCGCGCGTTTGAGGGTGAACCCAGTAACATTTCATTGATGGCCATTTCACTGCGTATATAGAAGTTTTCGTTAACCGATAATTGCTGGCGATAAAAATTTTGTGACGCTTCGAAGTTACCTTCTTGACGATAGGCATGACCAATTTTGTGTAAATACTCTGTGTTTTCAGTACTGTGATACAAGTGTTGCCACACTTCTCTAGCGGCATCCTCTTCACCCAATGCGTATTGGGCGGCAGCATGAATCTCTAACAATTCGGGCAGCTCGTTAGCATAATACGCTTCTTGCTCTTCTTCAGACATTAACAGGTAGTTTTCAGTT is a genomic window of Teredinibacter purpureus containing:
- the flgH gene encoding flagellar basal body L-ring protein FlgH — encoded protein: MGNNMSIKGLIIVTLIGGGHLLLSGCVSKPVLPDDPYYAPVMQPSERPSLPANGSLYSDNTSMVLFDDRKATRIGDILNVVLQERTSSKKTSNIALIKDSDITVGGASGTAALLGTTLGAGDVSMNTDLAAAREFKGEADADQSNQLTGNISVTVVDVYPNGTLLVRGEKWLTLNSGDEYIRLSGLVRPDDVSPDNTIVSTKLANARITYSGTGEFADSQQIGWIGKFFNSPLWPF
- the flgG gene encoding flagellar basal-body rod protein FlgG → MHAALYVSKTGLAAQDIQLTTVANNLANTSTVGFKRDRAIFEDLLYQIQRQPGAQTTEETQLPSGMQLGTGVRVVGTQKQFTAGSLQITNQPLDMAIDGRGFFQILQPDGNISYTRAGQLHLSSAGELVDASGLLLQPAITLPANADRITVGTDGIVSAFVPGTPAPQVLGNIQTVDFVNPAGLQAIGGNLFLETASSGTPVTGTPGENGLGQINQGMLENSNVDIVEEMVNMITTQRAYEMNSKVVSTADQMLQFVTQNL
- the flgF gene encoding flagellar basal-body rod protein FlgF yields the protein MDKALYVAMTGAKHNMQAQTAHANNLANINTVGFKADFAQARSMPVYYGDGQPTRAYALAESPATDFKQGALVQTGRELDIAIEGEGFIAVQAPDGSEAYTRAGSLFVDSVGILRTGNGLPVLGNGGPISIPPAEKLEVAIDGSITVLPLGQGVDAPVLADRIKLVNPALDTIKRGTDGLIHALDLEEDVPADAAVRVVSGFVESSNVNAVNELTSILSLARQYEMQVKIMQTVKENSETSASLLRVSG
- a CDS encoding flagellar hook-basal body complex protein; translated protein: MPFDTALSGIRAASTDLTVTGNNIANASTTGFKVSRVEFGDVYATSVLGAGANSVGSGIQVQDVAQGFSQGNIAFTENELDLAINGNGFFLLSRNGEQLYSRAGTFGLNDDGYITNNVGARIQGFQADTGGNVGGITGDIQIQTANLAPRQTTSVDSILNLDSTDEILQSIGREFQTQGNAIGVAQIGLQNATITTLTGTTFALPLANDFTTTPMTFDVQLSGATSGNNGTVSIDLDTGSGVPATINTFNDLSTLAGVINAQIFNPVLPQTAIDVIADAVDYGGGVYGLEITSLQEGENSLVQVLTPSANVAQIGLNPAPASVGGIAAVSNGYPQQSIEFIGPDGAIVPFTSLQGVTAAQTASRLNALEGVSATSQSELTLSNHTSASGNLTVSFNGVNLVADSLAGLEAEVNALSDSVLPGITATLSPTGTSLVLASAVGDDLRIAIDSVNGGDSLTIQGDLDAPAQTLQVPPVGAGNFDSTLNSVTVGGAINIVLDQGYVMENASPPSIGLYQPISDAEFEDVVINAFDPTDQSTYNSATSMSIYDSLGNSHVMTQYFVKQNYDATDPASASNHWQMFVQIDGLDVGDPDTSLPPPANISPTPLSFGVYFNEDGSLNNILTEDMLISNWVPLDSNGQPNGAMGPQNVLAGGTPAIPEPPTSSNFVIELNGTTQFGSDFSVNDVDQNGYATGRLSGLSIDESGIIFARYTNGESQTLAQVALADFTNQQGLQPVGNTMWAENFESGQPNIGTPRSAALGALQSGALEESNVDLSEQLVNLIIAQRNFQASAKTIETADQVTQTIINLR
- a CDS encoding flagellar hook assembly protein FlgD; this translates as MSEINAISNNSLLSDLSIANKTKGEAKNNELGQSAFLELMITQLEHQDPLSPQENTEFIAQLAQFSSVESLDRLNNNFDSFTNNFVANQALQASTLVGRSVTVPSDRTQLESGGVITASIDVPASASDISVNILTESGELVEQISLGVQPAGEVVLRWDGQNAEVNGELIDWESRHENGVNAGLYRFEVLTQSDGNSTELNTALSANVNSVTVASNGSLVLNLAGIGAVNLADVKQFNE